In the Candidatus Cloacimonas acidaminovorans str. Evry genome, one interval contains:
- a CDS encoding DNA-methyltransferase, translating to MLGPYEINDIYQTDCVEGLKKLPENCIDLCVSSPPYDGIRDYHGFSLDLHNVGIELYRVMKEGGIAVMVMQDQTRNFAKSLTTFRTAIDWCDNAGFRLFETLIYRKYGAEGGWWKTRFRVDHEFMLVFLKGQRPQYFDKEPLKIPSKHGGKTLTGGGTRLTNGIRIPTRPILINEMKCRGTVWEYLTAGDGSRLKHKHPATFPDKLPYDFIQCFCPPEGIVLDIFMGSGTTALAAIELNRNFLGFEISEEYVKLAKQRIAIEGKKDEDQLMFL from the coding sequence ATGCTTGGACCTTATGAAATAAATGATATATACCAAACCGACTGTGTAGAAGGTTTAAAAAAACTGCCGGAGAATTGTATAGACCTTTGTGTTTCATCACCTCCCTATGATGGAATAAGAGATTATCATGGTTTTTCCTTAGACCTTCATAATGTAGGTATAGAACTTTACCGGGTGATGAAAGAAGGTGGCATTGCAGTTATGGTTATGCAAGATCAAACCAGGAATTTTGCCAAATCATTAACTACTTTCAGAACTGCAATTGACTGGTGTGATAATGCCGGATTTCGCCTTTTTGAGACACTTATCTATAGAAAATATGGAGCAGAAGGTGGCTGGTGGAAAACAAGGTTTAGAGTTGATCATGAGTTTATGTTGGTTTTTCTTAAAGGGCAACGACCTCAGTATTTTGATAAAGAGCCATTAAAAATCCCTTCAAAGCATGGCGGGAAAACCCTTACAGGCGGTGGAACTCGTTTAACAAATGGGATTAGAATTCCAACCAGACCTATTTTAATAAACGAAATGAAATGCCGAGGAACGGTTTGGGAATACTTAACAGCAGGTGACGGTTCACGCTTGAAACATAAACATCCTGCTACTTTTCCCGATAAGTTACCTTATGATTTTATTCAGTGTTTTTGTCCGCCAGAAGGTATTGTTTTAGATATTTTTATGGGTTCAGGAACTACAGCTCTTGCCGCTATTGAACTAAACCGTAATTTTTTGGGTTTTGAAATATCCGAAGAGTATGTTAAACTTGCTAAACAGCGGATTGCCATTGAAGGCAAGAAAGACGAAGATCAGCTTATGTTTCTGTAA